A segment of the Trifolium pratense cultivar HEN17-A07 linkage group LG7, ARS_RC_1.1, whole genome shotgun sequence genome:
CAACAGTAACAATGACAATTTATTATTAACACAACGACATAATCACACACCTTGTAAGCATCAACTcaattaaatttgattcaagtatgttaattcaaaatcaaatattttgagtATAGTCCTTTTTTACACAAAACCAATATAACTAGCGACTAGAACAAAAAACTTAATCCTCTCTatacttttatttgttttctctttttaattatttatttacttttataagTTACCAATTCATCACCAATTCACTtctcaaacaacaacaaacacacTTCAAGCAAAACTAGtttctttctattattttaattattttcttttaaaagataaaggcCCTATTACCACTTCACAACACAATCCTTACGTAGTATGAATGTATGGagaaaaagcccttaccttgACCGCTTCCTTCCGAGCACAAAACTAGCCTAAATTCGCAGCTACCGTGCACACATGATATCTCATGCTTCAAAATTCGTTTCGACGATCCAACGGTTGGAAATGGAAAGCCAAATGCCGTGAACCCACCGTCCAAAATTGAGCATGATCCGACGGTTAACGAAAGCGCAGTCGATATTTTATCGTGACAACATTAAGgaaaacgaaaatggattatttttggagttttcatggaacaaatagaaaataaaatagagagacTCGTCAAAGAGAACTTACACAAATTGAACTAAGGAGAATGAAGCTTATAATAAATCATGATGATCACTTGAAATGACAAAGTAAATATATTCTTTGAACAAAAGGAATGACGACGGTGATAAAGGATGTATTCACTTGGGATGTAGATTGTGAAAGGCATTTCATGATTTATCGTTTAGCACATATGAGGCAATGTAGAATATGGGATCAGCATAATGATTGGCAAGTGAGAGACCATTAATTTCCATGGATTTGGAATTTGGAGCATGAATATTGGGAGGTCAAAACCGTGTGAGAATAAAGGATTGACATGAACCTCTATTATTATCAATTGAAGAGTGGAGTTACAATATAGTAATTTTGGCAATTTGGAGAGAATTGATGAGCATTGATTGAGATGTCGCATATCCTTAATAGAAATTTAATTAGTAATAGTGCCTAATCTTGATTATTATCATGCTCACAATATAACTcactaataattaattaacatagGATAGAATAAACAGTATATTATAAATCACTAAGGGCCTGTTTgatgcgcaggatagcatagtaacaggataggatataaaacaggataaggataggataggataacagcaggataacaattatactcagttatcatatcctatgtttggtgcacacaggataacaaacatgataactattatattttgtttttaatacatacttgctcataataatatgataagatatataacatatttaattgacaaaattactcttgtaaaacaattattattttttaaaaattattttgtaatactttgaattttataaataaaaaatataaataagtaatcaaataactttatataatttaaaataaaaaatcatgagaaaataatcaagtttaattttttatatgaatcatgatcaaataaataactcaataatatatacatgttagataagccaaataaatatatgatatatctcatacgtaaataataaaactactatcgcaaaagaattatatttaattttttataaaatttaaattaatatccctatttgtcaattttttaataatcattttactttaaaatattgtaattttagtaaaattttgattttttagaatatataaattacaaaattatccctgtgagaaaatcacatatatatttaaaaattaattattttattatttatattttattaattttattttatgtattttaaaatatattttataaaataaatcagtaattttttttttcttcttatcctatcctgctggtaacccagctcaaattcaggataagaattataactagagagacaggataggataagcttcaggattaacttatcatatcttgttgtatcatcaaacactggattgcggcaggatatgatactgTTATcttatcctgtctcttatcctgtgcaccaaacgggccctaaatacttaaataaaataattttaatttttggggCGTTATACATAGTTTCTTGATTCACTCCAAGCTCCAACTTCATGGTAAATGCTTCCATGCAGCTGAATCCCTTGAAGCTATCCACTTGATTGCAGGATCGGACCTCAATTCTTGCCCAGAATCTCTGAAATGTGGTGATGAACTCAGAATTTTCGAACCCTTTCACAGAAAACTGACTTTTCAATATATAGTGATTGCAACCATGCCGCGCGTcagatccatcacgccgcgcgtggttgctcTTCTTCacactacgccgcgcgtgtaactgctccacgccgcgcgtgattaaGTCAGAGGAGAACTGATCTTCAGTAAAGTTATTACGCCGCGCGTTATTGGttccacgcccccggcgtagttcaACTCctccatcacgccgcgcgtggtccttctcacgccgcgcgtgatgatGTCAGTGGCGAACCTTCTTCTGATCAGGGTATTACGCCGCGCGTGTGTCATACCCCAATTATTGACCTAAGATCCCACGTCATCCACATTTTTGTCCGGGATAGTCTTTGTCTTTTCAAACGAAATTTCGGCAgagaggtattttaaaatacctcatTTTTTGTTCAAGTActctttttgtttaattttattatttattcttatttttttttattattatcaatattattaacattattattattattattattattattattattattattatttttaattatttttattttttattttttttttattttattttttttatttttctaaaccctttctcttcctttttctttctttacgtttttctttgcttttttttattcactttattttatttatcttttttattaaaaaaatcaaaaaaatcaaattgtccAAGAACAGCAAGGTCAGGCACATGATCCTTGAACCCAGAAAGgattttcctttcccttctttctttttcctgCAACACAACAGAGACAAGAACAAAATGTTAAAACCACCACTGCAACACCTGCACAGCCAACTCAAAGGATTGTCCTCTTTCCCATTCGGACCATTACTTCCAACAAGAAAAAATTTGAAAGTCAACTTTTTCCCTTTTCCATCGAacataaaccctaatttttggGTATAAATAAAGCAACCGAAACTCAGAAAAGGGaggggaaaaaaagaaaaaaaaagccaCAGCCGCACCTGCAAAGaaacaatcaacaacaaacCCAACAGTACAACCACAACAAAACCCTAAAATTTTTCATCACAGAAACCAAACTTCAAAACCACAGAAAAAGCCAAAAACCACACAGAAACCACCAACTAATCTTCAACCTCCATCCAGTTTCAACCATATCCTCAAATCatcaaaaccaaaagaaaaatctaaaaaaaaacaacaaaacagaaACCGAAACAAAAGAGAAGAAGGAAGGAgcgaaaagaagaagaaaaaactttGAAAACTGCCTTCTCCGATCTACGTTTGGGTGAGATTTTCGAATTTTTCATGCTCATTTCGTGTTCTAGGGGTTGAATAAAGGGGGGTTTgatgtaaatttttttctttttggggtGGTTTGGGCGACGGCGACGTGCCAAGAACGGAACCATAGCAGAGCGCAAGAGAGAAGAGAGGAATGAAAGGAAATGATTTGAACAAATGTTTCTCTGTTAACAAATTGCTATTTATAGcaggttttaaaaaaaaaactaaaaaaaaacaaatgtttccaccatttttttacttctttttgccttttttttcttttggatctTGGGCTTAAGCCCAGATCTGCTATCAGCACACCCCTAGGTTGCTGTTTATCCCTCCCtgttttattcaaattttatttattctatttcatttttatgtcatttgattttatttatttgtcaatTATTTACATACTATATGCTATGTTTAATATACCAAAATGTCAAAGAATATATgccatgtttttatttttattgttttattagttTGTTTGAACATGAAAGATGCAAAAAATACATGCCTTTGTTTTTAACTTGTTATTCAATTacaaaaatgcaaaaaatatgTGTGTTGTATGATTATCTTTTATCCAAGGGAATAAATATTTTTCGTTAACCTCGCGGTACATTTTTTTACTTGTCCCtccaaaataaaaagttttgtTCTAAAGAGGATTTGAAATGGAGTGGTTGGACGGATGACTTTCCACTCCCCGGTTACTTTGGATTTCTTGCCGGATGGCTTGCGGTCTGAGTAATGGACGCTAAAAAATAATACCCTTTTAAATAATGATAATAcccttttttatataacaaaacaaaaaatttcaaataaatcaaaaatacTTTCAAAAAAGAATCTTTTTCTAATAAACCTCGACTTTCGTCGAGAGACttttttcaacttcttttttCCAAATAAATGCCTTAATACACTTAAgcatatttaaatatttttttaaagaaataataaaaaaatataaaaacaaattcaaactttttttgCCGCTtggcttttaatttttttaaacctTTTCTCAAAAGAGTTTAGACGTGAGTCATCTCTATGGTCGAGAATTCTAATATTCCCCATAACATTAAAACAATGGAAAATGTGATTTCTTCTTCATTTAGGAGAGTTAGTGGCATACTCGATGATGAATCCCGAGCAAGAGCACTTCCCTATTATGAAGCAAAAATCCCCTTTTTTTAGCATGTTTGTGGTGGATTAAAAGGAGTTTAAAATTTAAGATGACAACTCGTCTTTCCTCCTAAAAAACAACCaaacaaaccattttacaatttttaccCCGAACTACGGGATTTTGATCCTTAACGGGTACGTAGTGCAAGAGACCTTGCGTCTTcccaaatcaaaattaataaaatatatattttctttttcttctcattatcccaattatttataaacaattaTTTACAAGCAAATCCTTTTTAGCACAAAATACACGTAGCACAAGAGGTTCCCGTAGAGTACTACGGATACAaagggtgctaataccttccctttGTATAACTAACCCCCGAACCTTTTAATCtctaaatatttaattttgggtTTATTCGATCTTTTTCCCTTCCCTTGGATAAATTAAAGTTCGGTGGTGAATCATTTTTTGAGAACCAAAGCTAACCAATAGCTTGGCGTCCAAAATTCACCGCGACAGCGTGGACAGgtccccacgccgcgcgtaattaAAGCAGGATGAACTCTTCTCTGTGAGGTGCAttacgcggcgcgtgatgctttacgcccccagcgtagttgaAATGCATCATTTCCTGCATAATTTCCTGCTTTCTTGTATTCCAAGTAACCTTGCTTCTGAGTTGATTTCTCTTGGTTTATTGCTTAAAAACCTCTAAAATAAGTCTAATGTTCCTCAAATAAGCATGGATTATGATAGTGTGACGAAACGTCATcatgtatcaatttttcaataagGACCCTCGAGTAATTTTTCTCAGTTCAGTCAAGTGCACTCAAAATCCAGCTgtcaagaaaataatataatatttagagTTCATAAAATTTGTCCATCTGAGGAGAATGATATTTATCTCTTGGAATTTGCCAAAGGATGAAAAAATCTCTTGTTTAATAGCACCTTGGAATTTCCAAATTTAACATTTTTGCTAAGTTCCAACTAAAGATCATGGGAGACCATACAGATAGGTAGGTAGTAATTAACATTCAACCATGCATGTTTTTGAATCTTATAGATTTCCCTAATTTTTGTGTCTCTCTTTCTCAGGTATGCAGTTGTGACTGGATCAAACAAAGGAATTGGATTTGAGATTGTAAGGCAGTTAGCTTCAGCTGGAATCAAAGTGGTACTTACTGCAAGAGATGAGAAAAGAGGCCTTCAAGCTTTGGAAACATTCAAATCCTCTCCTTTATCTGATTTTGTTATCTTTCATCAACTTGATGTTGCTGATGCTTCAAGTGTAGCCTCTCTTGCTGATTTTGTCAGATCCCAATTTGGCAAACTTGATATTCTGGTAACATCCAAAAATTGAATCTgcttttccttctttttttttgtcacatgTTTCATTGCATGTTACTTAGCTTATAGAATTGAAGTTaacttattataaaaataaaagaattgaaTTTAACATAGTTTAGATTAATTTCAATTTGTTGTTCTGCATCTATAGTAAAGTTGCAATTAAGACTAGTTATTTTTATCATTCTCCACGGAAATTCTGTGTTTGTTCAATCTATATCCAAATTCtttaaaacaattatattttgttttgttagtaATGAATGTACTTAAGTCAGGGAAACTAGAGTTCCAATGTTCTGTTTTTTGGATTTTCTTTGGTTCTTGTAATTAAGGatatttcattatttatttagttcCAATTAATTACtatgttatataaattttttgggTATCAAAATAAATTCTGAGGGGTCAACAGAAAATGAAATCAGGATGACATGAGGTAGACGACCCGGAGTGGGGAGTACTGGTAGTCCTCACCCCAATTGTCCTCCCTAGTCATATACAACGGCAAGTTGCACATGTGATGAATTAGATTCTGTTTTCCTCTTGAAAGTGTTTTTTGGCTAAGTCGTCGGGACAATCGTGCATCTTTATTGAGTGGATAGAGGATCCTTCCATATGTTTGCTCCCAAATACGCTTGGTGGTTTCTGTGACCGTCTCTTTTCTTTATGATAGATAATCTGGCAGGGCTATCTTTCTTGGAGTTGATACGTGTTGTTTGTATATATTTTCATCAACAAATTAAGGTTGTAATGTATTGTGTAGGTTAACAATGCTGGGATTAACGGAGTTGAAATTAAAGACAGTGAATTATACAGTCAAGTACTCATTACGAACGGGGTTAGTATATATCAAAACATGTTCTTAGATGCAGAGAAAGATTGAAACTTGATGCAACCCTGCACTGATTGAAACACGTTGTTCTTAAATTGCAGGCACTATCTGACGAGGAATTGAAAAGGACAATGACACATACATATGATTTAGCTAAAGAAtgcatacaaataaattattatggtGCTAAAACAACATTTGAATACCTTCTTCCCCTCCTTCAATTATCTGATTCACCAAGAGTTGTCAATGTTTCATCAGCATTGGGAAAGATTGAGGT
Coding sequences within it:
- the LOC123894356 gene encoding (+)-neomenthol dehydrogenase-like, which produces MGDHTDRYAVVTGSNKGIGFEIVRQLASAGIKVVLTARDEKRGLQALETFKSSPLSDFVIFHQLDVADASSVASLADFVRSQFGKLDILVNNAGINGVEIKDSELYSQVLITNGALSDEELKRTMTHTYDLAKECIQINYYGAKTTFEYLLPLLQLSDSPRVVNVSSALGKIECVSNEWAKGVFSDVHNLTEERIDEVIKEFIKDYEEGSLERNGWPRFLAAYTVAKASMNAYTRIIAKKYPTFRINCVCPGYVITDITANTGFFTVEEGASHPVRIALVPNDGPSGVYYIRNEVSSF